One region of Chlamydiales bacterium genomic DNA includes:
- a CDS encoding protein-disulfide reductase DsbD family protein, which translates to MFARLLSLSAVGLFFLAAPLLADHKQDDSNPVSVQIVSEDVSIHEGDSFWLAVHLDVQPHWHTYWKNPGDTGSPLQVSLDLPEGFILDEILWPVPKHFVQDGLSGLGFEDTITLLAKVTPPSHLSIQEAKMQAHVQWVVCGEQCIPGEQDLEITLPVKESAPVKDEHNTSVFSDARSHLPEKGKDLSVQVAHDHLLLNFSLLHEHSALESAVFYPEEIGITDLSAKQQLTKVDNGYQLKVPLLQPLDQNNANLKGILKGSFTDHAKQTFLDVNVPLKGMENSSSISIMTFSFALLGAFAGGLLLNLMPCVLPVLSLKVLSVVQAAGDSARERLRQGLAYVVGVMLSFWVLAGLLLAFRASGQELGWGFQLQEPIFVGVLIILLFLMSLNLFGVFEFGTSLVALDGKKKSPSLMGAFSSGVLATVVATPCTGPFLGASLGFAMTLPALQAFGLFSIMGLGMAIPFFLLTVSPKLLKILPKPGAWMVLLKQAMGFILLASVLWLVWVWEAQTNFLSVMFLFFALLILGIGAWFYGHFSQFSYSKMMRRVALVVASITLGVALYTVSNESFALQETSSGGNIQNTSSSHALKAGWIPYSEEKFKELQAEGKPVFIDFTAKWCLICQANKVVLHSQEVEDAFNQAGIVRMEADWTKGDPAITKRLKEFNRSGVPFYVLYGKSAEAPQIFSETLTSNTLIEASKKV; encoded by the coding sequence GTGTTTGCTCGTCTATTATCGCTTTCTGCTGTTGGATTATTTTTTTTAGCAGCTCCATTACTTGCAGATCATAAACAAGATGATTCTAACCCTGTTTCCGTACAGATTGTATCAGAAGATGTTAGCATACATGAGGGAGACTCATTCTGGCTTGCTGTTCACCTTGATGTTCAGCCGCATTGGCATACATACTGGAAAAATCCAGGGGATACAGGCTCTCCACTTCAGGTAAGTTTGGACCTTCCAGAAGGATTTATTTTAGATGAAATTCTTTGGCCAGTTCCTAAGCATTTTGTACAAGATGGCCTTTCCGGCCTTGGATTTGAAGATACAATCACGCTACTTGCCAAGGTTACTCCTCCTTCACATTTATCCATACAAGAAGCTAAAATGCAAGCTCATGTGCAGTGGGTTGTATGTGGCGAGCAATGCATTCCTGGTGAGCAAGATTTAGAGATTACTCTACCCGTTAAAGAGAGTGCGCCTGTAAAAGATGAGCACAATACATCTGTTTTTTCCGATGCACGCTCTCATTTGCCAGAAAAAGGTAAAGATTTATCTGTACAGGTAGCTCATGATCATCTTCTTTTGAATTTTAGTCTATTGCATGAGCATTCTGCCTTGGAAAGCGCTGTATTTTATCCTGAAGAGATAGGAATTACTGATTTATCTGCAAAGCAGCAATTGACAAAGGTGGATAATGGTTATCAATTAAAGGTGCCTCTTTTACAACCCTTGGATCAAAATAACGCAAATCTTAAAGGAATACTTAAAGGATCTTTTACGGATCATGCAAAACAGACTTTTCTTGATGTAAATGTGCCGCTTAAAGGCATGGAAAATTCTTCATCTATTTCGATAATGACATTCTCTTTTGCGCTTCTTGGTGCATTTGCAGGAGGTTTATTATTAAATTTGATGCCTTGTGTGCTTCCTGTTCTTTCGCTAAAAGTGTTGAGTGTTGTTCAAGCTGCAGGTGATAGCGCAAGGGAAAGATTAAGGCAAGGGCTTGCTTATGTTGTTGGTGTCATGCTTTCATTTTGGGTGCTTGCAGGATTACTTCTTGCTTTTAGAGCATCAGGACAAGAGCTTGGCTGGGGCTTTCAGTTGCAAGAGCCAATTTTTGTTGGTGTATTAATCATTCTTCTCTTTCTTATGTCTTTAAATCTATTTGGCGTGTTCGAATTTGGAACATCTCTTGTAGCACTTGATGGGAAGAAAAAGAGCCCTTCTTTGATGGGAGCGTTTAGTAGCGGTGTACTTGCAACAGTTGTTGCAACTCCCTGTACAGGGCCATTTTTAGGTGCATCCCTTGGGTTTGCTATGACTCTTCCTGCTTTACAAGCATTTGGTTTATTTAGCATCATGGGCCTTGGTATGGCTATTCCTTTTTTCTTACTTACAGTTTCTCCTAAACTATTAAAAATACTTCCTAAGCCGGGTGCTTGGATGGTTTTGTTAAAGCAAGCTATGGGCTTTATTCTTCTTGCTTCAGTTCTTTGGCTTGTGTGGGTATGGGAAGCGCAAACTAACTTTTTATCCGTAATGTTTTTATTTTTTGCGTTATTGATTTTGGGTATAGGTGCTTGGTTCTATGGGCATTTTAGTCAATTTTCTTATTCAAAAATGATGCGAAGAGTAGCTCTTGTGGTTGCTAGTATCACTTTAGGAGTTGCCTTATACACTGTTTCTAACGAGTCTTTTGCGCTCCAAGAGACATCTTCTGGTGGTAATATACAAAATACTTCTTCTTCTCATGCTCTTAAAGCAGGATGGATTCCCTATTCAGAAGAGAAGTTTAAAGAATTACAAGCGGAGGGAAAACCTGTTTTTATCGATTTTACTGCTAAGTGGTGCCTTATTTGCCAGGCAAATAAAGTGGTTCTTCATTCGCAAGAAGTGGAAGATGCATTTAATCAAGCTGGTATTGTAAGAATGGAAGCAGATTGGACAAAGGGTGATCCTGCAATTACCAAGCGTCTTAAAGAGTTTAATCGATCGGGAGTGCCATTTTATGTACTTTATGGTAAAAGTGCAGAGGCTCCTCAGATTTTTTCTGAGACATTGACATCTAATACGCTTATTGAGGCCTCTAAGAAAGTATAA
- a CDS encoding TatD family hydrolase yields the protein MFIDSHAHLSGGSFSDEEVDSVLKRAEDAHVVSVINICTTVQDLQRALMLHARYPWVVNTAATTPQDVLSESEETFQFFQEHAKNGSLVAIGETGLDYYFTEETKELQSQVFIRYLHLALECHLPVVIHCRNAFQDLFQILDTEYIQNGSVAPFILHCFTGNVEDAENVLKRGGYLSFSGIVTFKKSEGLKSIAAIAPLEQMLIETDSPYLAPLSKRGKINEPSLLPEIAACIAELKGISVEDVARSTSLNANMLFGSSISSQRCQKREF from the coding sequence ATGTTTATTGATTCTCACGCGCATCTCTCTGGTGGTTCGTTTTCTGATGAGGAAGTGGACAGCGTTTTAAAGCGAGCAGAAGATGCTCATGTTGTATCTGTTATAAACATTTGTACAACAGTGCAGGATTTACAAAGAGCTCTTATGCTTCATGCAAGGTATCCATGGGTTGTAAATACAGCTGCAACAACTCCACAAGATGTTCTAAGCGAAAGTGAGGAGACGTTTCAATTTTTTCAAGAGCATGCAAAAAATGGATCTCTTGTAGCAATTGGTGAGACAGGTCTTGATTATTATTTTACTGAAGAAACAAAAGAGTTGCAAAGCCAAGTGTTTATACGTTACTTGCATTTGGCCTTAGAGTGCCATTTGCCTGTTGTAATTCATTGTAGAAATGCATTTCAAGATCTTTTTCAGATTTTAGACACAGAATATATTCAAAATGGATCTGTAGCTCCTTTCATCCTTCATTGTTTTACTGGGAATGTAGAAGATGCAGAAAATGTGTTAAAAAGAGGTGGCTATTTATCTTTCAGTGGCATTGTTACTTTTAAAAAGAGTGAAGGTTTAAAATCTATTGCAGCAATAGCTCCGCTTGAGCAGATGCTCATCGAAACAGACTCTCCTTACCTTGCACCGCTATCAAAGCGAGGTAAAATTAATGAGCCTTCATTGCTTCCAGAAATTGCAGCTTGTATAGCTGAGTTAAAAGGCATTTCTGTTGAAGATGTAGCAAGATCAACTTCTTTAAATGCTAACATGCTTTTTGGCTCATCCATTTCATCACAAAGATGTCAAAAAAGAGAGTTTTAA
- a CDS encoding DUF1691 domain-containing protein, with protein sequence MSNIPGAFIIRKLHSFVGFWLVLFLFEHLLTNSQAALYFADHESGFVYMVNAIQAIPYLHVIEIILLGFPLLIHMLWGFVQMRSAKYNVFPSNGTKPFLWKNARNRAYTWQRISAWILAVGIIGHVVQMRFLDYPSITTSLGQEKYVVRVHKDEGLKALATKLHVELYDKEKNQVVAVTNSFGVASLLSVRDTFKNPFFAWIYSAFVLSAIFHAANGLWTCLISWGITITERSQTLSKRFCIGFMILLGYFGFSSIWGVYFFA encoded by the coding sequence ATGAGCAATATTCCAGGGGCTTTTATTATTAGAAAGCTACACTCCTTTGTTGGTTTTTGGCTGGTTTTGTTCTTGTTTGAGCATCTTCTTACCAATTCACAGGCAGCTCTCTATTTTGCAGACCATGAAAGTGGTTTTGTGTATATGGTTAATGCGATACAAGCAATTCCCTATCTTCATGTCATAGAAATTATTCTTCTGGGATTTCCCTTACTAATTCATATGCTATGGGGGTTTGTTCAGATGAGGTCTGCCAAGTACAATGTGTTTCCAAGTAATGGAACAAAACCTTTTCTTTGGAAGAATGCAAGAAATAGAGCTTATACGTGGCAGCGAATAAGTGCATGGATTTTGGCAGTGGGTATTATAGGGCATGTTGTGCAAATGCGCTTTCTTGATTATCCAAGTATTACAACAAGTTTGGGGCAAGAAAAGTATGTAGTTAGAGTACATAAGGATGAGGGGCTTAAGGCACTTGCTACAAAGTTGCACGTGGAACTTTATGATAAAGAGAAGAATCAAGTTGTTGCAGTTACAAATTCTTTTGGTGTAGCCTCGCTTTTAAGTGTTAGAGATACATTTAAAAATCCATTTTTTGCATGGATTTATTCTGCTTTTGTATTATCTGCCATATTTCATGCAGCAAATGGACTTTGGACTTGTTTAATATCTTGGGGAATCACAATTACAGAGCGCTCACAAACATTATCTAAGCGTTTTTGTATAGGGTTTATGATTTTGCTTGGCTATTTTGGCTTTTCTTCTATTTGGGGAGTTTATTTTTTTGCGTAA